Below is a genomic region from Fusobacterium canifelinum.
GGAACAGTTTCATCAATTTGACGAATTAACTTTACTCCTAACACACCATTTATATATGGCATGTGATAATCAATAATAATTATATCTAATTTTTTAGTACTAATAATTTTTAATGCCTCCTCCATTGAAAGTGCTATATAGACATCCCAATCTTTTATACGAAAGAACTCAGAAATTGCAAATAATATTTCTTTTGAGTCATCAATAATCAAAATTTTATTTTTCATTTTCAACATTTTCTCCTTTCATCACTATATAAGCACCTAAGCCACCACTTCTTTTGTTTAATATTTTTAGTTCACACTTATGTTCATCCATAACAGTTTTTATAAAATTAAGACCAACTCCACTAGATTTTTTTGTAGAATATCCAATTTCAAAGGCTTTTTCTATTTCTTCATCAGTCATACCTTTTCCATTATCTTCAATTTTTATTAATATAATCTTTTTATAATCTTTAATTATCAAATCAATTTTACCATTTTTTCCAAGAAATGCCTCATAAGAATTTATTATTAAATTAGTTATAGCCCTAGAAAAAGTAATTTTATTAACTTTTATTTTTTTTTCTTTACAGTAATTTTGATAATTTATATATTTAATACATTCATGACTTGATAAATAAGAAAGTATAAAATTAAAAACTTTTTCTGTACTAATAAAATTTTTATTTTTATCTCTTAAGATTTCAGAGACCATAATATTACATCTTTCCAAAGATTTCTCAATTTTTTTATAATATATTTTCTTTTTCTCATTTTCTTCTTGCATATCAAGTATTTCTATTAATGTTCCTATTGAAAAAAGAGGGGTTTTTAAATCATGAACTAGATATTGTATTTCTTTAAAATATCTATTTTCAATTTCCTTAAGTTTTAAATCGGAAAAAGTTTTTGCTATTTCAGTTTCCTTTATATACATTTTTTGCTTTCTTTCTTGATTAAAGAAAATTATTGAAAGAAGTATAGCAAAAGTAAAAAATAATATAAAGAATAGTATTCCAATTAAATCTAACATATGTTCTGCTTTCATTAGAAAGGCAATATTTTTAATATCAAATAATAATTCTCCTGTCGTTTTATAATCTAAAATTGAAAAATATTTAGTTATATCTAACCATTGAATTCCTGTAAATACTAAAAAAAGTATAAAACTTCTTTTTAATAGGGTTATTTGTTGAAATTGATAATGTAAATGCAAAATTAAATATAACATCTGAAGGATAGCTACTTTACCAAAATAATAACTCATGTCAAAATATATCTTATAGACTATAAAATAAAGAATTTGAATTATAATTAAACTAAAAATAATTTTAAAAATAAAATTAGATTTTTTGTTTACAAAAATTTCTACAGAGTCTGCTAAAAGAAAAACAGAAAAGAATATTGGAAAAAGTCTTGAAATGTTTTGAAAAATTGTTATAAAAACCGCATATAATAATTGCTCTTTATCCCATAGGTCAACACTGATTTCAATATACTCATAAATAGCTAAATTACTATATAAAATAAAATTAGGTAAAATTATACTTATGAAAACCATAAATATTCCTAAAAATAACTCCGTTTTATGAATTTTATAAGTAATTCTGTTTATTAACATGAACTATATCATTCCTTTTCTTTTAATATTTTAAGTATCTTATATTCTTATATAATATCATATTTTAGAAATTTTCAACAATTTTACTTACAGAGAGAAAAAAGAAAAAAAAGAGAAATAAAAGTATAATGTTTATTTTTTTTATGATTTGAAATATAATAATTAATATAAGTAATAGATTTTAAAATAGAAAGGTGGGATTGATTATGAAGAAAAAATTTCTTTTAGTAGGTATTATAGCCCTAGTTTTTTCTGTGATATCTTATGGAAAAGCTTCAAATAATTCTGTTAAAAAGTCTAATGTAGAAAGTTGGAAACCATATGATACTAATGGTGAAATGATTAGAACAGACAGAGGAGCAATAGGCAAGATTGGTGTTGTTTCCACTAGTAAAGTTGAAGCCAGTAGAATAGGAGCAGATATTCTGAAAAAAGGTGGAAATGCTATTGATGCTGCAGTTGCAGCTGGTTTTGCTTTAGGTGTGGTTGAACCAAATTCTTCAGGTCTAGGTGGTGGAGGATTTATGTTGATTAGAATTGCTAAAACAGGAGAAACTGTTTTTATAGATTTTAGAGAAAGAGCTCCTCAAAAAGCCTCACCTGAAATGTGGATTGTTGATGCAGATGGAAAAGTTGTAGGAAATAAAAAGGTAGAAGGTGGAAAAGCAGCAGCTGTACCAGGAGAAGTTGCAGGACTTCTTTATGCACTTGAAAAATATGGAACAATGTCTAGAGAACAAGTTATAAGACCTGCTGTTAATCTTGCTAAAAATGGATATTATGTTACTCCAACTTTATCAAATGATATGAAATCGGAGTTTGATAAATTAGAAAAATATCCAGAATCTGCTAAAGTCTATTTAAATAAAGAAGGCTTACCTTATGAAGTAGGAGATAAATTTACTAATAAAGATTTAGCTAAAACTTTAGAAATTATTATAAAGAAAGGAAAAGATGGTTTCTATAAAGGTGAAGTTGCTCAAGCAATTGTAAAAACTCTTAATAAATATGATGGACTTTATACAATGGAAGATTTAGCAAATTATAAACCATTAGTGAGAAAGCCAGTAACTGGAACTTATAGAGGATATGAAATAATTTCTTCACCTTCTCCAAGTTCAGGTGGTGCAATAGTAATTGAAATATTAAATATATTAGAAAACTTTAATGTTGGTGAATTAGAAGTTAACTCTCCTGAATACTTACATTTATTCTCTGAAGCATATAAACTAGCTTATGCTGATAGAGCAAAGTATATGGGAGATAGTGACTATACACCTGTACCAATGAAGGGTTTTGTATCTAAAAAATATGCTAAAGAAATTTCAAAGGATATTGATATGAAAGTTGCTCACGAGAGTAAAGCTCATGATCCTTGGTTATATGAATCTGAAGATACAACACACTATTCAATAGCAGATAAAGAAGGAAATATGGTTGCTATTACAAAAACAGTAAATGGCTTATTTGGAAATAGTGTTGTTGTTGATGGATATGGTTTTGTTATGAATAATGAAATGGATGATTTCGTTGTTGAAGCAGGGCATCCAAATTCAGTAGCTCCTGGAAAAACTCCATTGAGTTCTATGTCACCAACAATTGTTTTAAAAGATGGAAAACCATTTATGGTTTTAGGTTCTCCAGGTGCAACAAAAATAATAAGTACTGTTTCACAAGTTATAAGTAGGGTTATTGATCATAATATGAGTATGCAAGATGCTATAGATACACCAAGATTATGGGATAATACTTCAAATGTTTTAAATATTGAAAGTAGAATTCCAGATGAAACAGTAAAAAAACTTGAAGCTATGGGACATAAAGTAAATAAAACTTCTGATTGGGATAGAGGAATGGGTTCTGTACAAGGAGTTCTTTATAAAAAAGATGGTACACTTGAAGGTGGAGCTGATCCAAGAAGAGATGGAAAAGCATTAGGATTATAAAATTTTAGGAGGAATATAAATGAAAAAATTATTTATTACATTATTATTTTTATTATCAACTTTATCTGCATTTGCTGCAAAATTTGAAAAACCTGTTACTCTTACTTCAATAGGTCAAAGTGCAGACGTACAAATGGTTAAAGCATTATTAAAAAAAGCTGGAATTGAAGCTAATTTTGATAAATCAATTACAGCTGAAGGGTTAAAGGGAGAAAAAACAATTATTTTAGCAATAGGAGGTAGCTCTAAAGGTTTAGGGGCTGCTGGAATAAAAGCAGAAGATGAACTTGCAAGAGCTGAAAAATTAATAAAGACTGCTAAAGATAAAAAAATAAAAATTATTGGGATGCATATAGGTGGAGAAGCAAGAAGAGGAGAATTATCTGATAAATTTGTTAAAGTTGCCGCTCCATATTGTGACTATTTAATAATAGTAGATGAAGGAAATAAAGATGGTATGTTTACAAAAATCTCTTCTGAAAAAAAGATACCTATGGATACTGTTCCAAAAATTACTAATGCTGTTGATCCTTTAAAAAAGGCATTTGAATAATTTTGATAGGGGGATAGCAATATCCCCTATTATTATAATTATTTTAGGAGGATTTTATGTCAATTGAATTAATATTATTTTTAGCTATGGTAGCAGTATTTGCAGTAGCTTGTTTTGTTTTTAAATTACCTGTAAGTTTAGCAATGGTTCTTTCATCAATAACAGGAACCTTAATAGCAGGTGAGGGTATTCCTATTAGACATTTAGTTGAAGGAATGTTTGGTTACTTAGATACTATATTAGTAATAGCAACAGCTATGATATTTATGAAAGTTATTCAAGAAATAGGAACTTTAAATGCACTTAGTGCCACTATTATAAAAAAATTTCATAAAATTCCATGGTTACTTCTTATCTTTTTGATGTTCGTTTCAATGTTTCCAGGAATGATAACTGGTTCTTCAACTGCTTCTGTTCTTACAGCAGGAAGTATAGTTGCTCCAATATTATTACTGATTGGAATTCCTATGACAGAAACTGCTACTATAATAGCTTTAGGTGGTTTATGTGGTATGATAGCTCCACCTGTAAATATTCCAGCAATGATAATTGGTGGTGGAATTGATATGCCTTATGTTGGCTTTACTATTCCATTACTTTTATTAACTATTCCAGTAGCTATTTTTTCAGTTTTATTTTTGGGATTAAAATATGTAAAAAAAATTGATTATGAGAAAATTAAAAATGAAATAGATTTTTCAGCAATGGAGCAATATGGAATAAAACTTTATTTTCCAGTTATACTTGCAATTTTTCTTATGATTATGGATAAAGTTTTACCAAATATTTTTAGACTTGGTATGCCTTTAATATTTATTATAAGTACTTTTGTTGGATTATTTTGTGGAAAGAAAATAAATTTTTTTAAAGTATCTAAAAATGCAATAAATGAAAGCCTTCCAGTTATGGGAATATTAATGGGGGTTGGAATGTTTATACAAATAATAACTCTCACTGGTGTAAGAGGGTATATTGTTGTAAATAGTTTAAGTCTTCCACAATCATTAGTTTACATAGCGATGGCAATAACAATTCCTTTATTTGGAGCAGTATCATCATTTGGAGCTTCTTCTGTTTTAGGTGTACCTTTCTTAATGGTCTTTTTAGCAAAGAATCAAATCATAACTGGTTCTGCAATATCATTTATAGCTTCATTAGGTGATTTAATGCCTCCAACTGCACTTGCTGGAATATTTGCAGCTCAAATTGTTGGAATGAAAGATTATACCCCAGTTCTTAAAAAATCAATAGTTCCAGCTATTGTGATTATAATATATTCTATATTGATGATTATATTTTCAAAAGAATTAGCTGCAATTATATATTAAGATGAGGTGATAATTTATGATGATGTATATATATTTAATTATAATATTGTATGTTTTGATAATGGTTATTTTAAATTTATTGGAAGAAAAAAGTATAGCTAAACAATTAAATGCTGCACTTGTTATTATTCCATTAATTCTTAGAATTTTATTTATAAAATAAGGAGGAAGGAAATGAAAGGAAATAAAATAACAGGAATTATAATGATTTTTCTTTCTCTAGTTATTGCATTTGTAGCAGGAAAAGAATTTTTAAAAACAAGAGAATTAGAACCTATTGTTAAAGGTGATGGGGTAACATCTATGCAAAAATTAAGTGATTATCTCCCAGATTTAAAAGGAACTAGAGGTGACAGTGATATCTATATATTACAAGGAAAAGAACCTGGGGGATCTGTTCTTATATTAGGTGGTACACACCCTAATGAGCCAGCCGCTTTTTTAACAACTGTCCTATTAGTCGAAAATTTAAAAGTTGATAAAGGGACAGTATATATTATTCCAAGAGCTAATGGAAGTGCAATGTCTCATAACGATCCCCAAGAAGCTTCTCCACAAAGGTTCACAATTAAAACTCCTTATGGAGAAAGATGGTTTAGATTTGGTTCAAGAGCAACAAATCCATTGGATCAATGGCCAGATCCTGATGTGTATATACATGCTGCTTCTGGACAAAAATTATCTGGAAATGAAACAAGAAATCTTAACAGAGCTTATCCAGGAAGAGCTGATGGTACATATACAGAAAAAGTTGCTTATGCTATAACTGAATTAATTAAGAAAAATGATATAAATATGGAAAT
It encodes:
- a CDS encoding TRAP transporter large permease subunit, which encodes MSIELILFLAMVAVFAVACFVFKLPVSLAMVLSSITGTLIAGEGIPIRHLVEGMFGYLDTILVIATAMIFMKVIQEIGTLNALSATIIKKFHKIPWLLLIFLMFVSMFPGMITGSSTASVLTAGSIVAPILLLIGIPMTETATIIALGGLCGMIAPPVNIPAMIIGGGIDMPYVGFTIPLLLLTIPVAIFSVLFLGLKYVKKIDYEKIKNEIDFSAMEQYGIKLYFPVILAIFLMIMDKVLPNIFRLGMPLIFIISTFVGLFCGKKINFFKVSKNAINESLPVMGILMGVGMFIQIITLTGVRGYIVVNSLSLPQSLVYIAMAITIPLFGAVSSFGASSVLGVPFLMVFLAKNQIITGSAISFIASLGDLMPPTALAGIFAAQIVGMKDYTPVLKKSIVPAIVIIIYSILMIIFSKELAAIIY
- the ggt gene encoding gamma-glutamyltransferase, with the protein product MKKKFLLVGIIALVFSVISYGKASNNSVKKSNVESWKPYDTNGEMIRTDRGAIGKIGVVSTSKVEASRIGADILKKGGNAIDAAVAAGFALGVVEPNSSGLGGGGFMLIRIAKTGETVFIDFRERAPQKASPEMWIVDADGKVVGNKKVEGGKAAAVPGEVAGLLYALEKYGTMSREQVIRPAVNLAKNGYYVTPTLSNDMKSEFDKLEKYPESAKVYLNKEGLPYEVGDKFTNKDLAKTLEIIIKKGKDGFYKGEVAQAIVKTLNKYDGLYTMEDLANYKPLVRKPVTGTYRGYEIISSPSPSSGGAIVIEILNILENFNVGELEVNSPEYLHLFSEAYKLAYADRAKYMGDSDYTPVPMKGFVSKKYAKEISKDIDMKVAHESKAHDPWLYESEDTTHYSIADKEGNMVAITKTVNGLFGNSVVVDGYGFVMNNEMDDFVVEAGHPNSVAPGKTPLSSMSPTIVLKDGKPFMVLGSPGATKIISTVSQVISRVIDHNMSMQDAIDTPRLWDNTSNVLNIESRIPDETVKKLEAMGHKVNKTSDWDRGMGSVQGVLYKKDGTLEGGADPRRDGKALGL
- a CDS encoding M14 family metallopeptidase, which encodes MKGNKITGIIMIFLSLVIAFVAGKEFLKTRELEPIVKGDGVTSMQKLSDYLPDLKGTRGDSDIYILQGKEPGGSVLILGGTHPNEPAAFLTTVLLVENLKVDKGTVYIIPRANGSAMSHNDPQEASPQRFTIKTPYGERWFRFGSRATNPLDQWPDPDVYIHAASGQKLSGNETRNLNRAYPGRADGTYTEKVAYAITELIKKNDINMEIDLHEASPEYPVINAIVAHERAMPISSQVVMNMEFEDIQIGLEPSPPSLHGLTHRELGDYTNTYAVLMETANASQGRLRGKTDENLVLTGKDPTYVKAQKIGRLFVPYDENGHPIEERVGRHLTGVVQHIIVMGENEPDKEIIIEGLPSYEDLQKNGVGVYLKEVKEDK
- a CDS encoding DUF6305 family protein, coding for MKKLFITLLFLLSTLSAFAAKFEKPVTLTSIGQSADVQMVKALLKKAGIEANFDKSITAEGLKGEKTIILAIGGSSKGLGAAGIKAEDELARAEKLIKTAKDKKIKIIGMHIGGEARRGELSDKFVKVAAPYCDYLIIVDEGNKDGMFTKISSEKKIPMDTVPKITNAVDPLKKAFE
- a CDS encoding sensor histidine kinase, with amino-acid sequence MVFISIILPNFILYSNLAIYEYIEISVDLWDKEQLLYAVFITIFQNISRLFPIFFSVFLLADSVEIFVNKKSNFIFKIIFSLIIIQILYFIVYKIYFDMSYYFGKVAILQMLYLILHLHYQFQQITLLKRSFILFLVFTGIQWLDITKYFSILDYKTTGELLFDIKNIAFLMKAEHMLDLIGILFFILFFTFAILLSIIFFNQERKQKMYIKETEIAKTFSDLKLKEIENRYFKEIQYLVHDLKTPLFSIGTLIEILDMQEENEKKKIYYKKIEKSLERCNIMVSEILRDKNKNFISTEKVFNFILSYLSSHECIKYINYQNYCKEKKIKVNKITFSRAITNLIINSYEAFLGKNGKIDLIIKDYKKIILIKIEDNGKGMTDEEIEKAFEIGYSTKKSSGVGLNFIKTVMDEHKCELKILNKRSGGLGAYIVMKGENVENEK